Proteins from one Rosa chinensis cultivar Old Blush chromosome 7, RchiOBHm-V2, whole genome shotgun sequence genomic window:
- the LOC112176534 gene encoding LOW QUALITY PROTEIN: protein RETICULATA-RELATED 1, chloroplastic (The sequence of the model RefSeq protein was modified relative to this genomic sequence to represent the inferred CDS: inserted 1 base in 1 codon) — translation MSHAVFHTAQFMPMNTQLPKKPRLAGPLQPMIAQPLKLRRGLAVKACCASPSTSDSVEGQSATLLERCFVAPSSSPAASREFGPVMKGQYGAFGAVTLEKGKLDMTQKQSKSSPELQTGGGGGDIGKKINHGGGDGGDDDGDDDDYFDDFDDGDEGDEGGLFRKRMFLEELFDRKFVDAVLNEWQKTMMDLPAGFRQAYEMGLVSSAQMVRFLATNARPTTTRFISRSLPDGVSRAFIGRMLADPAFLYRFLLEQVGTIGCSVWWEVKTRKERIKQEWDLALINVLTVAACNAVVVWSLAPCRSYGNTFRFDLQNTLQKLPNNIFEKSYPMREFDLPRRVHSFFYKAAELCMVGLSAGAVQGALSNFLSHKKEERLSVTIPSVKANALGYGAFLGLYANLRYQLLCGFDRAVMNHFDVIGVALVLSTAFRVLNIQLGERSRLAWLGVEADPLVQSDDLXKAYSRPSESVDRSSPKWFISKNAVVSGLGLLGIKQRNDDSVGEGESSAPKTRRKRIVRKKVAA, via the exons ATGTCTCACGCAGTGTTCCACACCGCTCAATTCATGCCCATGAACACGCAGCTCCCCAAGAAGCCCAGGCTGGCGGGGCCCCTACAGCCGATGATTGCTCAGCCGCTCAAGCTCCGGCGGGGTCTGGCGGTCAAGGCCTGCTGTGCGTCTCCGTCTACTTCCGACTCGGTGGAGGGGCAGTCGGCCACCTTGTTGGAGCGCTGCTTCGTGGCGCCGTCGTCGTCGCCGGCCGCGAGCCGTGAGTTCGGTCCGGTTATGAAGGGGCAGTACGGTGCTTTTGGTGCCGTGACGCTTGAGAAGGGGAAGCTGGATATGACTCAGAAGCAATCCAAGTCTAGCCCTGAG CTGCAAACTGGGGGAGGTGGTGGAGATATTGGAAAGAAGATAAATCATGGAGGTGGTGATGGAGGTGACGATGATGGCGATGATGATGATTACTTTGATGACTTTGATGACGGTGATGAGGGGGATGAGGGTGGCCTTTTTAGAAAACGCATGTTTCTTGAAGAG CTGTTTGATCGCAAATTTGTAGATGCAGTTTTGAACGAGTGGCAAAAGACAATGATGGATTTACCTGCCGGCTTTCGGCAAGCTTATGAAATG GGATTGGTCAGCTCCGCTCAAATGGTAAGATTCTTAGCAACCAATGCCAGACCAACCACTACTAGGTTCATTTCTCGTTCACTTCCTGATGGGGTATCAAGGGCATTCATTGGCAG AATGCTTGCAGATCCTGCTTTCTTGTATAGGTTTCTGTTAGAGCAGGTTGGGACGATTGGTTGCTCAGTTTGGTGGGAAGTAAAGACTCGTAAGGAAAG GATAAAGCAAGAATGGGATCTGGCACTTATAAATGTGCTCACAGTAGCAGCATGCAATGCTGTTGTTGTCTGGTCACTTGCTCCTTGTCGTTCATATGGGAACACATTCAGGTTTGATTTGCAAAATACATTGCAAAAGCTCCCCAACAATATATTTGAGAAGAGCTACCCAATGAGGGAATTCGACCTGCCAAGGAGAGTTCATTCCTTCTTCTATAAGGCTGCTGAGTTGTGTATGGTTGGACTATCTGCCGGAGCAGTTCAAGGCGCTTTATCAAACTTTTTATCACATAAAAAGGAGGAAAG GTTATCGGTAACGATCCCTAGTGTGAAAGCAAATGCACTTGGTTATGGTGCCTTCCTAGGACTTTATGCGAATCTGAGATATCAGCTGTTATGTGGATTTGATAGAGCTGTGATGAACCATTTTGATGTTATTGGAGTGGCGCTGGTTCTAAGCACGGCATTCAG GGTTTTGAATATTCAGTTAGGTGAGAGATCAAGGTTGGCTTGGCTTGGCGTGGAGGCTGATCCGCTGGTTCAGTCGGATGATC TGAAGGCTTACAGTAGGCCTTCTGAGAGTGTTGATCGGTCCTCTCCAAAATGGTTTATATCAAAGAATGCTGTTGTATCTGGACTTGGGCTCCTTGGCATTAAACAAAGGAATGATGACTCTGTTGGTGAGGGGGAATCTTCAGCCCCCAAGACACGTAGAAAGCGGATTGTCCGGAAGAAGGTGGCTGCATAG